A stretch of Anaeromyxobacter dehalogenans 2CP-1 DNA encodes these proteins:
- a CDS encoding HIT family protein, with amino-acid sequence MQQPLWAPWRMEFIRSEKPAGCIFCDFPAAPEAADRGNLVVHRSAHAFTCLNRFPYNSGHVMVIPRAHVADLGALGPAEWADLQEELRRAAAVVKAVYRPDGMNVGMNLGRAAGAGIADHLHWHVVPRWIGDNNFMPVLADNRVVVEALDEAWQRLHAGFAALGP; translated from the coding sequence GTGCAGCAGCCGCTCTGGGCCCCGTGGCGCATGGAGTTCATCCGGTCCGAGAAGCCGGCCGGGTGCATCTTCTGCGACTTCCCCGCGGCGCCGGAGGCGGCCGACCGCGGCAACCTGGTGGTGCACCGCTCGGCGCACGCGTTCACCTGCCTGAACCGGTTCCCGTACAACTCCGGGCACGTGATGGTGATCCCGCGCGCGCACGTCGCCGACCTCGGCGCGCTCGGGCCGGCGGAGTGGGCCGACCTGCAGGAGGAGCTGCGCCGCGCCGCCGCCGTCGTGAAGGCGGTCTACCGGCCGGACGGCATGAACGTCGGCATGAACCTGGGTCGCGCCGCCGGCGCGGGGATCGCCGACCACCTGCACTGGCACGTGGTGCCGCGCTGGATCGGCGACAACAACTTCATGCCGGTGCTGGCCGACAACCGCGTGGTCGTGGAGGCGCTCGACGAGGCCTGGCAGCGGCTGCACGCCGGGTTCGCCGCGCTGGGCCCGTGA